In Gossypium hirsutum isolate 1008001.06 chromosome D06, Gossypium_hirsutum_v2.1, whole genome shotgun sequence, one genomic interval encodes:
- the LOC107901311 gene encoding uncharacterized protein, which yields MPTAYSEPPKKRGRKSSASKDDNKESETAPEGTEDSKDVMEEAGKSEEENENENKDVTRGVDAKISTNIEEGKGGGEAVSEKLKCLQDGVEMNASGFGQKGTADMEDATSDGNVEQLASEAEKGLGSMEQEKPNVCVTEERKNEAEGEGKPIHDRSTIESEREIEVNEAANRDEMEEAIQNGSKGSNAE from the coding sequence ATGCCGACAGCATATAGTGAACCTCCGAAAAAACGAGGCAGAAAATCATCAGCTTCAAAGGATGATAACAAAGAATCGGAGACAGCCCCTGAAGGAACAGAGGATAGTAAAGATgttatggaagaggctggaaaATCTGAGGAAGAGAATGAGAATGAGAACAAAGATGTGACACGTGGAGTAGAtgcaaaaatatctactaatatcGAAGAAGGTAAGGGAGGTGGTGAAGCAGTATCTGAAAAGTTGAAATGCCTCCAGGACGGAGTTGAAATGAATGCTTCTGGATTTGGCCAAAAGGGAACAGCAGACATGGAGGATGCAACATCCGATGGAAATGTTGAACAACTAGCGAGTGAAGCTGAGAAAGGGCTTGGATCCATGGAGCAGGAGAAACCCAACGTATGCGTTACAGAGGAACGGAAAAATGAGGCGGAAGGAGAAGGAAAACCGATACATGATAGAAGCACAATTGAATCTGAAAGAGAAATCGAAGTCAATGAAGCAGCAAATCGCGATGAAATGGAAGAAGCAATTCAAAATGGTAGTAAGGGAAGTAATGCAGAGTAG
- the LOC107901309 gene encoding glucan endo-1,3-beta-glucosidase 11 — protein MKILGVSLFFFIFLAPFAFVTVQAFTGTYGINYGRIANNLPSPDEVVTLLKAAKIRNVRIYDADQSVLKAFSGTGLEIVVGLPNGNLRDVSADGDHAMSWVQDNVLAYLPDTCIRGIAIGNEVLGGSDQFSEFLLGAVKNVYNAVNKLKLSDVVQITTAHSQAVFANSFPPSSCVFRDNVVQYMKPLLEFFSQIGSPFCLNAYPFLAYMYDPEHIDINYALFLPTVGANDPKTKLHYDNLLDAQIDAAYAALEDAGFKKMEVIVTETGWASHGDENESAATVDNARTYNYNLRKRLAKMKGTPLRPKNVVKAYVFALFNENLKPGPTSERNFGLFKPDGSISYDIGFPGLKSSSADSLLLSLKDNRGCGWCGCYSIILTMATAFLLVFSR, from the exons ATGAAAATTCTGGGAGTTTCGCTattcttcttcatctttcttgCTCCATTTG CATTTGTGACTGTGCAAGCTTTCACCGGAACGTATGGTATTAATTATGGAAGAATTGCCAATAACCTCCCATCACCAGATGAAGTTGTCACGCTTCTTAAGGCAGCAAAAATAAGGAATGTTCGAATTTATGATGCTGATCAAAGTGTCCTCAAAGCATTTAGTGGGACAGGGCTGGAAATCGTGGTTGGACTTCCTAATGGAAATCTGAGAGATGTGAGTGCCGATGGTGATCATGCGATGAGTTGGGTCCAGGACAATGTGTTAGCATATCTTCCCGATACATGTATCCGTGGGATTGCTATAGGGAATGAAGTCTTAGGTGGGAGTGATCAATTTTCGGAATTTCTTCTAGGTGCAGTTAAGAATGTTTACAATGcagtaaataaacttaaattaagTGATGTAGTTCAGATTACCACAGCACATTCACAGGCGGTTTTTGCGAATTCCTTCCCTCCCTCTTCATGTGTATTCCGAGATAATGTTGTTCAGTACATGAAGCCACTGTTGGAGTTTTTTTCCCAAATTGGCTCCCCTTTCTGTTTAAATGCTTACCCATTTCTAGCCTACATGTATGATCCGGAGcatattgatattaattatgctCTCTTCCTACCAACAGTGGGAGCAAATGACCCGAAAACTAAGTTGCATTATGATAACCTGCTTGACGCACAGATTGATGCAGCCTACGCTGCATTAGAAGATGCTGGGTTTAAAAAGATGGAAGTCATAGTCACAGAGACTGGGTGGGCTTCACATGGAGATGAAAATGAATCTGCAGCAACCGTGGATAATGCAAGGACATATAATTACAATTTGCGAAAAAGACTTGCAAAGATGAAAGGAACTCCGCTGAGGCCAAAAAATGTCGTTAAGGCATATGTTTTTGCACtctttaatgaaaatttgaagccTGGACCAACTTCTGAGAGGAATTTTGGACTGTTTAAACCTGATGGGAGCATTTCGTACGATATTGGGTTTCCTGGTCTTAAATCTTCATCTGCAGATTCATTACTTTTGTCTTTGAAG GATAATCGAGGTTGCGGTTGGTGTGGATGCTATTCGATAATATTAACAATGGCTACTGCATTCCTGCTTGTGTTCTCAAGATAG